One genomic segment of Ricinus communis isolate WT05 ecotype wild-type chromosome 5, ASM1957865v1, whole genome shotgun sequence includes these proteins:
- the LOC8263609 gene encoding transcription factor BEE 1 isoform X1 — MAEFTEYLQRLRPSRSFTEMGMNMNMHMLKQPQHLPELNPSSSLDTFGVADFSVDSFLAHQQQPEFPVSNYGQNNSTINNLSSSTFHPDMLNSSAAPPIVHTVDSSQYVIFRDSKKRKVEAQSTSSSKNVSPTTSTTTNTKQKNNLGRDKKGKNKEKEVEKAEEVIHVRAKRGQATDSHSIAERVRREKINNKLRCLQDLVPGCHKSMGMAVMLEEIINYVHSLQNQVEFLSMELAAASCSYDLNLETESSKKAQILQVTSSAGTQETQKWLRERYGDLGCCYQSTWSI; from the exons atgGCTGAGTTTACAGAATATTTGCAGAGGCTTAGACCTTCTCGATCTTTTACAGAAATGGGAATGAATATGAACATGCATATGTTGAAGCAGCCTCAGCATCTTCCAGAACTAAATCCAAGCTCAAGCCTAGATACTTTTGGTGTTGCTGACTTCTCTGTAGACTCATTCTTGGCCCACCAACAACAACCTGAATTTCCAGTTTCAAACTATGGTCAGAATAATAGCACTATCAATAATCTTTCAAGCAGTACTTTCCATCCTGACATGTTGAATTCATCAGCAGCACCACCAATTGTTCATACTGTCGACTCGAGTCAATATGTTATCTTCCGTGACAGCAAGAAGAGAAAAGTAGAGGCACAATCAACTAGCAGTTCCAAGAATGTTTCTCCTACAACCTCTACTACTACTAATACAAAGCAAAAGAAT AACTTAGGCAGAGATAAGAAAGGGAAGAACAAAGAGAAAGAAGTGGAAAAGGCAGAAGAAGTTATTCATGTTAGAGCAAAGAGAGGCCAAGCTACTGATAGTCATAGTATAGCAGAAAGG GTcagaagagagaaaattaataacaagTTGAGATGCTTGCAAGACCTTGTTCCAGGATGCCACAAG TCGATGGGAATGGCAGTTATGCTAGAGGAGATAATCAATTATGTTCATTCATTGCAGAATCAGGTTGAG TTCCTGTCCATGGAGCTTGCTGCAGCCAGTTGTTCTTATGACCTGAACTTGGAAACAGAATCTTCTAAAAAGGCTCAG attttgCAGGTAACGAGTTCAGCCGGGACACAGGAGACACAAAAATGGTTGAGAGAACGATATGGAGACCTAGGCTGCTGCTACCAATCCACATGGTCCATTTGA
- the LOC8263609 gene encoding transcription factor BEE 1 isoform X2 has product MAEFTEYLQRLRPSRSFTEMGMNMNMHMLKQPQHLPELNPSSSLDTFGVADFSVDSFLAHQQQPEFPVSNYGQNNSTINNLSSSTFHPDMLNSSAAPPIVHTVDSSQYVIFRDSKKRKVEAQSTSSSKNVSPTTSTTTNTKQKNNLGRDKKGKNKEKEVEKAEEVIHVRAKRGQATDSHSIAERVRREKINNKLRCLQDLVPGCHKSMGMAVMLEEIINYVHSLQNQVEFLSMELAAASCSYDLNLETESSKKAQVTSSAGTQETQKWLRERYGDLGCCYQSTWSI; this is encoded by the exons atgGCTGAGTTTACAGAATATTTGCAGAGGCTTAGACCTTCTCGATCTTTTACAGAAATGGGAATGAATATGAACATGCATATGTTGAAGCAGCCTCAGCATCTTCCAGAACTAAATCCAAGCTCAAGCCTAGATACTTTTGGTGTTGCTGACTTCTCTGTAGACTCATTCTTGGCCCACCAACAACAACCTGAATTTCCAGTTTCAAACTATGGTCAGAATAATAGCACTATCAATAATCTTTCAAGCAGTACTTTCCATCCTGACATGTTGAATTCATCAGCAGCACCACCAATTGTTCATACTGTCGACTCGAGTCAATATGTTATCTTCCGTGACAGCAAGAAGAGAAAAGTAGAGGCACAATCAACTAGCAGTTCCAAGAATGTTTCTCCTACAACCTCTACTACTACTAATACAAAGCAAAAGAAT AACTTAGGCAGAGATAAGAAAGGGAAGAACAAAGAGAAAGAAGTGGAAAAGGCAGAAGAAGTTATTCATGTTAGAGCAAAGAGAGGCCAAGCTACTGATAGTCATAGTATAGCAGAAAGG GTcagaagagagaaaattaataacaagTTGAGATGCTTGCAAGACCTTGTTCCAGGATGCCACAAG TCGATGGGAATGGCAGTTATGCTAGAGGAGATAATCAATTATGTTCATTCATTGCAGAATCAGGTTGAG TTCCTGTCCATGGAGCTTGCTGCAGCCAGTTGTTCTTATGACCTGAACTTGGAAACAGAATCTTCTAAAAAGGCTCAG GTAACGAGTTCAGCCGGGACACAGGAGACACAAAAATGGTTGAGAGAACGATATGGAGACCTAGGCTGCTGCTACCAATCCACATGGTCCATTTGA